The following coding sequences lie in one Tichowtungia aerotolerans genomic window:
- a CDS encoding 4-phosphoerythronate dehydrogenase, whose amino-acid sequence MKTIVAETVLLGREAFETLGEVEVIPDREIGPQHLIDADALIIRSKTKVTPELITGSSVQFIGTATAGFEHIDFQTLETQKIGWCASPGCNADSVADYITTALLHLHSRQGLELKNKAIGIIGVGQVGSRVAKRAEALGLRVLLNDPPRAAREGKNGFQPLKHVLAEADVITLHVPLITEQPWPTLKMADDLFFEQMRPGSVFINAARGKVLDSDALLLAKAKGQISSTVLDVWDPEPQIRADVLAAADIATPHIAGHSLEGKLNGTVQVYQNACRFFHKEPVWDPSPLLPAVDVPELKINSSGKTDNEVLAEAAAAVYDISQDQLSEEDIPHFDRLRANYGVRREFKNTRIHLTEERDELTNRIRQAGFSVSAD is encoded by the coding sequence ATGAAAACCATTGTTGCAGAAACAGTCTTACTGGGACGCGAAGCGTTTGAAACACTGGGCGAAGTCGAAGTCATCCCCGACCGAGAGATCGGCCCGCAGCATCTGATCGATGCCGACGCACTGATCATCCGCTCTAAAACCAAAGTCACCCCGGAACTGATTACAGGTTCCTCCGTGCAATTTATCGGGACCGCCACAGCCGGCTTCGAACACATCGATTTCCAAACCCTGGAAACACAAAAAATCGGCTGGTGCGCTTCTCCCGGCTGCAACGCCGACAGCGTCGCCGACTACATCACGACCGCCCTGCTCCACCTGCACAGCCGTCAAGGACTGGAACTTAAAAACAAAGCCATCGGAATCATCGGCGTCGGACAGGTCGGCTCGCGCGTTGCCAAACGGGCGGAAGCGCTCGGGCTGCGCGTACTGCTCAACGACCCGCCTCGCGCGGCCCGGGAAGGCAAAAACGGATTTCAACCACTGAAACATGTTCTGGCAGAGGCCGATGTGATTACACTGCACGTTCCACTGATCACAGAACAGCCGTGGCCGACACTGAAAATGGCCGATGACCTCTTTTTTGAACAGATGAGGCCCGGCTCGGTATTTATCAACGCCGCGCGCGGAAAAGTGCTCGACTCCGATGCCCTGCTTCTCGCCAAAGCCAAGGGGCAGATTTCCAGCACAGTGCTCGACGTATGGGACCCGGAACCGCAGATCCGCGCCGACGTATTGGCCGCTGCAGATATCGCAACACCGCACATTGCCGGGCACTCGCTGGAAGGGAAACTGAACGGAACTGTTCAGGTCTATCAAAATGCGTGCCGATTCTTCCACAAAGAGCCAGTATGGGACCCCTCACCGCTGCTGCCTGCCGTTGACGTGCCGGAACTGAAAATTAATTCGAGCGGCAAAACCGACAATGAGGTACTGGCCGAAGCCGCTGCCGCAGTGTACGACATCTCACAGGATCAGCTGAGCGAAGAGGATATCCCCCATTTTGATCGGCTGCGCGCAAATTACGGCGTTCGCCGCGAATTTAAAAATACCCGAATCCACCTGACCGAAGAGCGGGACGAACTTACAAACAGAATTCGACAGGCCGGGTTCAGCGTTTCAGCAGACTAA
- a CDS encoding ammonium transporter, whose amino-acid sequence MKKITRLLGVLAMLACMAVPVHAEEVTADAVSAESGYAIDNLFLFIGAVLVIFMQPGFAMVESGFNAAKNAVNILFKNVMDLCIGVILYFLFGYGIMYGDPVLGGFMGWGGMGIGGIGSDVAAGSLTPQCDFLFQVAFAATAATIVSGAVAGRLKFSAYLIYSAVLTGLVYPISGFWKWGGGWLDAMGFYDFAGSLVVHSVGGFAGLAGAIVLGPRIGKFGANGKAKGMPGHNLPLAALGVFILWVGWYGFNPGSQLAIVGAANTDAVMLIAVNTTLAAAAGGILAMLTTWFIHKKPDLTMALNGILAGLVGITANCDSVTNVEAIVVGVVAGVLVTLGVKMLDALKIDDPVGAFPVHGLCGVWGGLATWIFGGHPMIAQIIGSVVIPVWAFVCMFVLFSILKKLNALRVSPEEEMRGLDIGEHGEEAYSGFQLWTVQ is encoded by the coding sequence ATGAAAAAGATAACACGTTTACTCGGTGTGCTCGCGATGCTGGCCTGTATGGCCGTCCCAGTGCATGCCGAAGAAGTGACCGCAGATGCAGTGTCTGCCGAAAGCGGATACGCGATCGACAACCTGTTTCTGTTTATTGGCGCAGTTCTGGTGATTTTTATGCAGCCGGGATTTGCGATGGTGGAGTCCGGGTTTAATGCGGCTAAAAATGCAGTCAACATTCTGTTTAAGAATGTGATGGACCTGTGTATCGGAGTGATCCTGTACTTCCTGTTTGGGTACGGTATTATGTATGGCGATCCGGTGCTCGGAGGATTCATGGGTTGGGGCGGTATGGGAATTGGTGGCATCGGTTCTGATGTAGCAGCTGGTTCGTTGACTCCGCAGTGTGACTTCCTTTTTCAGGTGGCTTTCGCCGCGACAGCCGCGACGATCGTTTCCGGCGCTGTTGCCGGGCGCCTGAAATTCTCTGCTTACCTGATTTACAGTGCTGTTCTGACCGGCCTGGTATATCCGATCAGCGGTTTCTGGAAATGGGGCGGGGGATGGCTTGACGCCATGGGCTTCTATGACTTCGCTGGTTCTCTGGTCGTGCACTCTGTCGGTGGTTTCGCCGGTCTGGCGGGTGCTATCGTTCTCGGCCCGCGCATTGGTAAGTTCGGCGCGAATGGAAAAGCGAAGGGAATGCCGGGGCATAACCTTCCGCTGGCGGCCTTGGGTGTTTTCATCCTGTGGGTGGGTTGGTACGGATTTAACCCCGGCTCTCAGCTGGCGATTGTGGGCGCTGCCAATACGGATGCTGTGATGCTGATTGCTGTGAACACGACGCTGGCCGCTGCTGCCGGTGGTATTCTCGCCATGCTGACGACTTGGTTCATCCACAAAAAACCGGATCTCACAATGGCCCTTAACGGTATCCTTGCCGGGTTGGTCGGGATTACTGCCAACTGTGATTCTGTTACCAATGTGGAGGCGATTGTGGTCGGAGTCGTTGCCGGTGTCCTCGTGACTCTCGGTGTCAAAATGCTCGATGCCCTTAAAATCGATGATCCGGTCGGGGCCTTTCCGGTTCATGGCCTCTGTGGAGTCTGGGGTGGTCTGGCCACCTGGATCTTCGGTGGACATCCGATGATCGCGCAGATTATCGGGTCGGTCGTGATTCCTGTATGGGCATTTGTCTGCATGTTCGTCCTGTTCAGTATTCTGAAGAAACTCAACGCGCTGCGCGTTTCTCCGGAAGAGGAGATGCGCGGACTGGATATCGGTGAGCATGGGGAAGAAGCCTACAGCGGCTTCCAGCTCTGGACTGTTCAGTAG
- a CDS encoding P-II family nitrogen regulator, protein MKLIIAYLQPDRLTAVKQALYEKEVFKMSVTNALGCGQQKGYHETYRGADIEVNLLKKVRVEIAVNDEYLDCTIEAVIAGARSGNIGDGKIFVQNLEECIRIRTGEKGTDAIG, encoded by the coding sequence ATGAAACTGATCATTGCATACCTTCAGCCCGACAGGCTCACTGCGGTGAAGCAGGCCCTGTATGAAAAGGAAGTATTCAAAATGTCTGTAACCAATGCCCTGGGCTGCGGTCAGCAGAAGGGCTACCACGAAACATATCGTGGAGCCGATATCGAAGTGAACCTGCTCAAAAAGGTGCGTGTCGAGATCGCTGTCAATGATGAATATCTTGACTGCACCATTGAGGCGGTTATTGCCGGAGCCCGCTCCGGCAACATTGGGGACGGCAAAATCTTCGTGCAGAATCTCGAGGAGTGTATCCGCATTCGAACTGGAGAAAAAGGTACCGACGCGATCGGCTGA
- a CDS encoding TorF family putative porin has translation MRKIMVMMTMAVAAAVSAPAADVSAYVDFASAYVFRGVTLNNGFVMQPGLEAAGFAVPEEYGSVAVGIWGNYDIDDEDGAGSDFSEIDYYVSYSLPVEAVDVSVGYIEYTYPNGGTADKELNLTLGSALGTNGLYASFGINYGVGGAIDDVWYLQPSLDYETDISDALSASVGVSVGYVIADGDTTGFNDATASVSVGYALNDSWSVSAGLTYIAQLDEAVLSDDDYDVAVVGTVGVGCDF, from the coding sequence ATGAGAAAAATAATGGTAATGATGACGATGGCCGTGGCCGCCGCGGTGTCCGCTCCGGCTGCTGACGTCAGCGCGTATGTTGACTTTGCCAGCGCGTATGTATTCCGCGGTGTTACGCTGAATAACGGCTTTGTGATGCAGCCGGGTCTGGAAGCCGCCGGTTTTGCAGTGCCGGAAGAATACGGGTCGGTTGCTGTTGGCATCTGGGGAAACTATGACATTGATGACGAGGACGGAGCCGGCTCTGACTTTTCTGAAATCGACTACTATGTTTCCTACAGCCTTCCGGTGGAAGCCGTGGACGTGAGTGTTGGTTACATTGAATATACGTACCCGAACGGCGGAACGGCTGATAAAGAGCTGAACCTGACCCTCGGTTCCGCACTGGGCACCAACGGCCTTTATGCTTCTTTCGGCATCAATTACGGTGTCGGCGGAGCGATTGATGACGTTTGGTACCTCCAGCCTTCCCTGGACTACGAAACAGACATCTCTGACGCACTGTCCGCTTCTGTCGGCGTAAGCGTTGGGTACGTCATTGCTGATGGCGACACCACAGGTTTCAACGATGCGACCGCTTCAGTCAGCGTGGGCTATGCTCTGAATGACAGCTGGTCTGTCAGCGCCGGCCTGACCTACATCGCTCAGCTCGACGAGGCTGTTCTCAGCGACGACGATTACGACGTTGCCGTTGTCGGTACCGTTGGGGTCGGCTGCGACTTCTAA
- a CDS encoding TatD family hydrolase, producing MFFDTHVHFDDFAEDGSLEAVLERAEVSKVWKMLAVGGSPEANELSLKLVGEYPGRIFGSAGYDRHLAGSSCDFQKLREQAARPEVVAIGETGLDYFYEAEKAAEQKDLFFQCLETANTVRKPVIVHTRDADDDTLGMLTDFSRVWRGESDRIGVIHCFTRDEKLAKALLDLGFCISFSGIVTFRNADPLREVAKMIPPDRMLIETDSPYLAPVPHRGKRCEPAFVADTAALLAELRGVSIEDLAMQAVQNAVNLFGVN from the coding sequence ATGTTTTTCGATACACACGTTCATTTTGATGATTTTGCAGAAGATGGTTCGCTTGAAGCCGTTCTGGAACGCGCTGAAGTTTCCAAGGTTTGGAAAATGCTGGCCGTCGGAGGTTCCCCTGAAGCCAACGAGCTGTCCCTGAAGCTGGTCGGAGAATATCCCGGCCGTATTTTCGGATCGGCCGGTTACGACCGCCATCTGGCCGGAAGCTCCTGCGATTTCCAGAAGCTGCGCGAACAGGCCGCGCGGCCCGAAGTTGTCGCCATTGGCGAAACCGGCCTCGATTATTTTTACGAGGCTGAAAAAGCTGCTGAGCAGAAAGACTTGTTTTTCCAATGTCTGGAAACCGCGAACACCGTACGCAAGCCGGTGATTGTTCACACTCGTGATGCGGACGACGATACGCTGGGTATGCTGACCGATTTTTCCAGGGTTTGGAGAGGGGAGTCGGATCGTATCGGCGTAATTCACTGCTTTACGCGTGATGAGAAGCTGGCCAAAGCGCTGCTCGATCTCGGGTTCTGCATCAGTTTCAGCGGGATTGTCACTTTCCGCAATGCTGACCCGTTGCGCGAAGTGGCCAAAATGATTCCGCCTGACCGAATGCTGATCGAAACCGATTCGCCGTATCTGGCGCCGGTTCCGCATCGCGGCAAACGCTGCGAGCCTGCCTTTGTTGCTGATACTGCGGCGCTTTTGGCGGAATTGCGCGGTGTGTCTATTGAGGATTTGGCGATGCAGGCTGTTCAGAATGCCGTCAATTTATTTGGTGTAAATTAG
- the rpsT gene encoding 30S ribosomal protein S20 produces MPNIKSAKKRMRSSEGRRIGNLAVKTRVRSARRKAREALEAGVAETAGVAVREYSSVLDKAVKRGVVTKNTAIRRKKRATEALRKLEA; encoded by the coding sequence ATGCCGAACATTAAAAGTGCTAAGAAAAGAATGCGCTCTTCCGAGGGCCGTCGCATCGGCAATCTCGCGGTCAAAACCCGCGTGAGATCTGCCCGGCGCAAAGCGCGTGAAGCGCTGGAAGCCGGCGTTGCCGAAACCGCCGGCGTTGCGGTGCGCGAATACAGCTCGGTGCTGGATAAGGCCGTAAAGCGCGGTGTTGTCACAAAGAACACCGCTATTCGCCGCAAAAAACGTGCGACTGAAGCGCTTCGCAAGCTCGAAGCGTAA
- the rpsU gene encoding 30S ribosomal protein S21, with product MASTTCEVKLRRGEPVEKGLRRLKKLLDREGILKEMRGRRYYEKPGDKRRMKQARARSRAARERRMSR from the coding sequence ATGGCCAGTACAACTTGTGAAGTAAAACTCCGCCGCGGCGAACCCGTAGAAAAAGGACTCCGTCGCCTGAAAAAGCTCCTCGACCGCGAGGGGATTCTGAAAGAAATGCGTGGACGCCGGTATTACGAAAAACCGGGCGACAAACGCCGTATGAAGCAGGCTCGTGCCCGTTCCCGCGCAGCGCGCGAACGCCGCATGTCCCGTTAA
- a CDS encoding sodium-dependent transporter produces MAEKRSLWGSKIGFLLAAIGSAVGLGNIWRFSYMAYENGGGAFLIPYLVALLCAGVPLMILEYSLGHREKASPPLAFARINPLWEPLGWWMPVVAFFGINLFYAAVIGWCINYFGLSLTLGWGTDTQSFFFGEFLQLSDSPFTLGGIRWPVLAATAGAWAICWTICYREVSRGIEKASMIFMPLLVILTLILVGWSLRLDGAREAIREFYLKADLSKIALNTAEGRKVWVAAFGQIFFTLSLGFGIMITYASYLPKKTDITGNALTTCILNCLYSIIAGFAVFGTIGFMANAKGVPFDEAITSGPGLAFVVYPEAINQLPILNQLFGALFFLVLIVAGISSMISLTEAFSCSICDKFVISRQKATTIICSLGLIGSIPFTTRAGLLILDIADHFINNYALIIGGILECILIGWLLKSQVMRRHVNNSGGIRLWPVWDICIRVITPAVLLIMLVGALLEDFTRAYGAYPIKALLLFGGGILFVTRLLSFILSHVPWRPEKLKTKHHPEDENLLT; encoded by the coding sequence ATGGCAGAAAAACGAAGCTTGTGGGGAAGCAAAATCGGTTTTCTGCTGGCCGCGATCGGTTCGGCGGTTGGACTGGGCAACATCTGGCGCTTCAGCTACATGGCCTATGAAAACGGCGGCGGCGCTTTCCTGATTCCGTATCTGGTCGCCCTGCTCTGCGCCGGCGTTCCGCTGATGATTCTCGAATATTCGCTGGGACATCGCGAAAAAGCCTCCCCTCCGCTGGCCTTTGCGCGCATCAACCCTCTCTGGGAGCCGCTGGGCTGGTGGATGCCCGTTGTCGCCTTTTTCGGCATCAACCTCTTTTATGCCGCCGTCATCGGCTGGTGCATCAACTATTTCGGGCTCTCTCTGACCCTGGGATGGGGAACAGACACCCAAAGCTTCTTCTTTGGTGAATTCCTCCAGCTCAGTGACAGCCCGTTTACCCTCGGCGGGATCCGGTGGCCCGTTCTGGCCGCAACCGCCGGGGCCTGGGCCATCTGCTGGACCATCTGCTACCGCGAAGTCAGCCGCGGCATTGAAAAAGCCAGCATGATTTTCATGCCGCTGCTGGTCATTCTGACGCTCATCCTCGTCGGCTGGTCCCTGAGACTCGACGGTGCGCGGGAAGCCATCCGGGAGTTTTACCTCAAAGCAGATCTCTCAAAAATCGCCCTCAACACCGCCGAAGGTCGCAAAGTCTGGGTCGCCGCCTTCGGACAGATCTTCTTCACCCTGTCGCTCGGCTTCGGCATCATGATTACCTACGCCAGTTATCTGCCGAAAAAAACCGACATCACCGGCAACGCACTGACCACCTGTATACTCAACTGCCTCTACTCCATCATCGCCGGCTTTGCCGTCTTCGGAACCATCGGATTTATGGCAAACGCCAAAGGAGTTCCGTTCGACGAAGCCATCACCAGCGGCCCCGGCCTCGCCTTCGTGGTCTATCCGGAAGCCATTAACCAGCTCCCGATACTCAACCAGCTCTTCGGCGCTCTCTTCTTTCTCGTCCTTATCGTTGCCGGAATTTCATCCATGATTTCCCTAACCGAAGCCTTCAGCTGCTCCATCTGCGATAAATTCGTCATCAGCCGCCAAAAGGCCACCACCATCATCTGCTCTCTCGGACTGATCGGCTCCATCCCGTTCACGACCCGCGCCGGGTTGCTGATTCTCGACATTGCTGATCACTTCATTAACAACTACGCCCTGATCATCGGTGGCATACTCGAATGCATCCTGATCGGCTGGCTGCTCAAATCGCAGGTCATGCGTCGCCACGTCAACAACTCCGGCGGCATCCGCCTCTGGCCGGTCTGGGACATCTGCATTCGCGTCATCACCCCAGCCGTCCTTCTGATCATGCTCGTCGGCGCCCTGCTCGAGGACTTCACCCGGGCATACGGCGCTTATCCAATCAAAGCCCTGCTTCTCTTCGGCGGCGGCATCCTGTTCGTCACCCGACTGCTCTCTTTCATTCTCAGCCATGTTCCGTGGAGGCCTGAAAAGCTCAAAACCAAACATCACCCGGAAGACGAGAATCTACTGACCTGA
- the infA gene encoding translation initiation factor IF-1: protein MAKEDVLEFEGVVEKVLPATMYNVKLENGHVILAHISGKMRKYFIRIAVGDRVTVEMSPYDLTKGRITFRHRN from the coding sequence ATGGCTAAAGAAGATGTACTCGAATTCGAGGGAGTTGTGGAAAAAGTGCTTCCTGCCACCATGTATAACGTCAAACTGGAAAACGGACACGTGATCCTGGCTCACATTTCCGGAAAGATGCGTAAATACTTCATCCGCATTGCTGTCGGAGACCGCGTTACCGTGGAAATGTCTCCGTACGACCTGACCAAAGGACGCATCACCTTCCGACACCGCAACTAA
- the gpmI gene encoding 2,3-bisphosphoglycerate-independent phosphoglycerate mutase yields MEELKKSTVFEGPEGPVVLVIMDGVGIGKNPESDYVKIASTPNLDWLRENAVYTEVKAHGKAVGLPDDGDMGNSEVGHNAIGCGRVFSQGAALVGDAIKSGSMFDGAVWKELVANAVEKDSALHFIGLFSDGNVHSNLNHLEAMLKKAKEEGVKKARIHALIDGRDVPPTSALEYVDRFDAFLAEVNDGTVDYCIASGGGRMNITMDRYDADWSMVERGWNAHLKAEGRTFASMREAIETFRAEKPGILDQDLPAFVIERDGAPVGPIIDGDSVIFFNFRGDRSLEITKAFEADELTEFDRGPKPDVIYAGMMQYDGDLDVPKKYLVSPPAIDRTMSEYLSASGVKQFAVSETQKYGHVTYFFNGNNSGKFETETWKEIPSDVCPFEDAPRMKADEITEEVVAAIKSGEYKFIRLNYPNGDMVGHTGVVSAVRVAVEAVDEGVGKIMEALKEANGIMVCSADHGNSDDMCELDKKTFELKLDDEGKCKPKTAHSLNPVPAIVFDPSGVSNARKADVEDAGIANLAATCITLLGYEPPADYTPSLVTVG; encoded by the coding sequence ATGGAAGAGCTTAAAAAATCGACTGTTTTTGAAGGTCCGGAAGGCCCGGTAGTGCTTGTCATTATGGACGGGGTCGGAATCGGGAAAAATCCGGAAAGTGATTATGTGAAGATTGCCAGCACGCCCAATTTGGACTGGTTGCGCGAGAATGCAGTTTATACCGAAGTAAAAGCGCACGGCAAAGCTGTCGGCCTGCCGGATGACGGCGATATGGGGAATTCAGAAGTCGGCCACAACGCGATTGGATGCGGGCGCGTGTTCTCTCAAGGTGCGGCGCTGGTCGGCGATGCAATTAAAAGCGGATCAATGTTTGATGGTGCTGTCTGGAAAGAGCTGGTTGCCAATGCGGTTGAAAAAGATTCCGCATTGCATTTTATCGGGCTGTTTTCCGATGGAAACGTTCATTCGAACCTGAACCATCTGGAAGCCATGCTGAAGAAAGCCAAAGAAGAGGGTGTCAAGAAAGCCCGTATTCATGCGCTGATTGATGGCCGCGATGTTCCGCCGACCTCTGCACTGGAGTATGTCGACCGCTTTGACGCGTTTCTGGCAGAGGTCAATGACGGCACCGTTGACTACTGCATCGCCTCCGGCGGCGGCCGTATGAACATCACCATGGACCGCTACGATGCGGACTGGAGCATGGTCGAGCGCGGCTGGAATGCTCATCTGAAGGCCGAAGGCCGCACGTTTGCCTCTATGCGCGAAGCGATCGAGACCTTCCGTGCTGAAAAACCCGGCATTCTGGACCAGGACCTGCCCGCCTTTGTCATCGAACGCGACGGTGCCCCGGTTGGTCCGATTATTGACGGCGACTCGGTCATTTTCTTCAACTTCCGCGGCGACCGCTCGCTGGAGATCACCAAAGCATTTGAAGCGGACGAGCTGACCGAGTTTGATCGCGGTCCTAAACCGGATGTGATTTATGCGGGGATGATGCAGTATGACGGCGACCTCGATGTTCCGAAAAAATATCTGGTTTCCCCGCCGGCGATTGACCGCACCATGAGCGAGTACCTTTCCGCATCCGGCGTAAAACAGTTTGCCGTTTCGGAAACGCAGAAATACGGTCACGTGACCTACTTCTTCAACGGCAACAACTCCGGTAAATTTGAAACCGAAACGTGGAAAGAAATTCCTTCCGACGTCTGCCCGTTTGAAGATGCGCCGCGCATGAAAGCCGATGAAATTACGGAAGAGGTGGTTGCTGCTATTAAAAGCGGTGAATACAAATTTATTCGCCTCAACTACCCCAACGGTGACATGGTTGGGCATACCGGCGTTGTTTCCGCAGTCAGAGTTGCTGTGGAAGCTGTGGACGAAGGTGTTGGCAAAATCATGGAAGCGTTGAAGGAAGCCAACGGCATCATGGTTTGCTCTGCGGACCATGGTAACTCCGACGATATGTGCGAACTGGATAAGAAAACCTTTGAACTGAAGCTGGACGACGAAGGAAAGTGCAAGCCCAAAACCGCGCACTCCCTCAATCCGGTTCCGGCGATTGTTTTTGACCCGTCCGGAGTTTCCAACGCTCGGAAAGCGGATGTTGAGGATGCGGGAATTGCCAATCTGGCCGCGACCTGCATTACGCTCCTCGGCTACGAGCCCCCTGCGGATTACACCCCGTCGCTGGTAACCGTCGGTTAA
- the rpsO gene encoding 30S ribosomal protein S15 — protein sequence MDQAATAEIKKEYQKNDRDTGSVEVQVALLSSRIAELTEHLKVHKKDHSSRRGLITMVNKRRKLLSYLTKKDAARYQELIKRLGLRR from the coding sequence GTGGATCAGGCAGCTACAGCGGAAATCAAAAAAGAGTACCAGAAAAATGATCGCGACACCGGTTCGGTGGAAGTGCAGGTTGCACTGCTGTCCAGCCGTATCGCAGAATTGACCGAGCACCTCAAGGTGCACAAGAAAGACCACAGCTCGCGCCGTGGCCTGATTACAATGGTCAATAAACGCCGCAAATTACTTAGTTATCTGACGAAAAAAGATGCCGCGCGCTATCAGGAATTGATCAAGCGCCTTGGCCTCCGTCGCTAA
- a CDS encoding polyribonucleotide nucleotidyltransferase, with protein sequence MKDTVKVEFEVGGMPMSFESGVLAQQAAGAVSCQFGGNVVFSAVTAAKEPREGCDFFPLQVEYREKFYAAGRFPGGYFKRESRPSEQEILTARVTDRPIRTLFPEGFYCEVQINNMLMASDCTRECDFLSINASSAALMLTDLPFGGPIGGVRIARINGEFVVNPTHDDMLKSDLDLTYVGTADKTMMIEGSAEEISEADFIAAMKTAHEAIQPIIAAQFELRKQLGLPEWKVELPAKDTTLLDKAREIGADKLSDILIEGDKLKRQNAVNGLKAEIKEQMVELFPEMTEDEYFHAFHELEIEVTRENVLTKKMRIGKRGFDKIRELKAQVGILPRVHGSAIFNRGETQALATVTLGPKKDSQSMDAVTGGPNEKSFMLHYNFPPYSVGECGRLGFTGRREIGHGNLAERSLVPILPKDYPYAVRVVSEIMGSNGSSSMASACVGTLALMDAGVPIKAPVAGISVGLFTKGEQSDLVIDILGTEDHCGDMDFKVVGTREGITSFQVDLKIPGLNWDQVTGAFEMARKGRLEILDFMQTVIDAPRSEMSEHAPRVEMIKIDPEKIGALIGPGGKVIRGITETYGVQIDVEEDGTVSIFSNDGIAMKGALKEVNGITAEAEIGKLYEGTVKTIRDFGAFVEVLPGKDGLVHISELADFRVGKVEDICKEGDTMWVKVLDVDRDGKIRLSRKAAMAEMDAEANEEETGE encoded by the coding sequence ATGAAAGATACAGTAAAAGTAGAGTTCGAAGTCGGCGGCATGCCGATGAGCTTTGAATCCGGAGTTCTCGCCCAGCAGGCTGCTGGCGCCGTCTCCTGCCAGTTCGGCGGCAACGTCGTCTTCTCGGCGGTCACTGCCGCCAAAGAGCCGCGCGAAGGATGCGACTTCTTCCCGCTTCAGGTTGAGTACCGCGAAAAATTCTATGCCGCGGGTCGTTTCCCCGGTGGATACTTCAAACGTGAGTCCCGTCCTTCCGAACAGGAAATCCTGACCGCCCGCGTAACCGACCGTCCGATTCGTACACTTTTCCCGGAAGGGTTCTACTGCGAAGTGCAGATCAATAACATGCTGATGGCCTCTGACTGCACCCGCGAGTGCGACTTCCTCAGCATTAACGCCTCCAGTGCCGCGCTTATGCTCACCGACCTGCCGTTCGGCGGCCCGATCGGCGGCGTGCGCATCGCCCGCATCAACGGCGAATTCGTTGTCAACCCGACGCACGATGACATGCTGAAGAGTGATCTCGACCTCACTTACGTCGGTACCGCCGACAAAACCATGATGATCGAAGGCTCTGCCGAAGAAATCAGCGAAGCAGACTTCATTGCTGCGATGAAAACCGCGCACGAAGCCATTCAGCCGATTATCGCCGCTCAGTTCGAACTGCGCAAACAGCTTGGCCTGCCGGAATGGAAAGTTGAACTTCCCGCCAAAGACACTACGCTGCTCGACAAAGCACGCGAAATCGGTGCCGACAAGCTCAGCGATATCCTGATCGAAGGCGATAAGCTGAAACGTCAGAACGCAGTCAACGGCCTTAAAGCTGAAATCAAAGAACAGATGGTTGAACTCTTCCCGGAAATGACCGAGGACGAATACTTCCATGCTTTCCACGAGCTCGAAATTGAAGTGACCCGCGAAAACGTGCTCACCAAGAAGATGCGCATCGGCAAACGCGGTTTCGATAAAATTCGCGAGCTGAAAGCTCAGGTTGGCATCCTGCCGCGCGTTCATGGCTCCGCCATTTTCAACCGCGGCGAAACTCAGGCGCTTGCAACCGTCACCCTCGGCCCGAAAAAAGATTCGCAGTCGATGGACGCTGTGACCGGCGGACCGAACGAAAAAAGCTTCATGCTGCATTACAACTTCCCGCCCTACAGTGTCGGTGAGTGTGGACGCCTTGGGTTTACCGGTCGCCGCGAAATCGGTCATGGTAACCTGGCTGAACGCAGTCTCGTTCCGATCCTGCCGAAAGACTATCCCTACGCAGTGCGCGTTGTGTCCGAAATCATGGGATCCAACGGGTCTTCCTCCATGGCCTCCGCCTGTGTTGGTACGCTCGCTCTCATGGACGCGGGTGTTCCGATCAAAGCGCCGGTTGCCGGAATCTCTGTCGGCCTTTTCACTAAAGGGGAGCAGTCTGACCTCGTGATCGATATTCTCGGAACTGAAGACCACTGCGGCGACATGGATTTTAAGGTTGTTGGAACCCGCGAAGGAATTACTTCCTTCCAGGTCGACCTCAAAATTCCGGGTCTCAACTGGGACCAGGTCACCGGCGCTTTCGAAATGGCCCGCAAAGGTCGCCTCGAAATTCTCGACTTCATGCAGACCGTTATCGACGCTCCGCGCTCAGAGATGAGCGAACATGCTCCGCGCGTTGAAATGATCAAAATCGATCCGGAAAAGATCGGTGCCCTGATCGGTCCAGGCGGCAAAGTCATCCGCGGCATTACAGAAACCTACGGCGTGCAGATTGACGTTGAAGAGGACGGAACCGTCAGCATCTTCAGCAACGACGGCATTGCCATGAAAGGCGCTCTCAAAGAAGTCAACGGCATCACTGCCGAAGCTGAAATCGGTAAGCTCTACGAAGGAACCGTCAAAACCATCCGCGACTTCGGTGCCTTTGTTGAAGTGCTGCCGGGTAAAGACGGCCTCGTGCACATTTCCGAACTCGCTGACTTCCGCGTCGGTAAAGTGGAAGACATCTGCAAAGAGGGCGACACCATGTGGGTCAAGGTTCTCGATGTGGACCGCGACGGTAAAATCCGCCTCAGCCGCAAAGCGGCCATGGCAGAGATGGACGCCGAAGCCAATGAAGAAGAGACGGGCGAATAA